The following proteins come from a genomic window of Miscanthus floridulus cultivar M001 chromosome 2, ASM1932011v1, whole genome shotgun sequence:
- the LOC136537386 gene encoding uncharacterized protein yields the protein MPPPGPAGTRGSEASGWAKPAGDASARIGGDPPRRRRAIDGGGSEAGGRAVGGMSPPGPAGTLQGNSAPLNTKASGENHSPRAAGRIPAENVSDRPAEARQGSGAPWGMKAGTGEPSLWAKDQLQWANRSWRPIA from the coding sequence atgcctccgcccggaccggcggggACCCGAGGCTCGGAGGCCAGCGGCTGGGCGAAACCAGCTGGTGATGCCTCCGCCCGGATCGGCGGGgacccgccaaggcgacggcgcgccatTGATGGCGGAGGCTCCGAGGCCGGTGGCCGGGCGGTCGGAGGCatgtctccgcccggaccggcggggACTCTCCAAGGCAATAGCGCGCCCCTGAACACGAAGGCCAGCGGCGAGAACCAcagcccccgcgcggccgggcggatacCCGCGGAGAACGTCTCCGACCGTCCGGCGGAGGCCCGCCAGGGGAGCGGCGCGCCGTGGGGGATGAAGGCCGGCACCGGGGAGCCAAGCCTTTGGGCCAAAGACCAGCTACAGTGGGCCAACCGCTCATGGAGGCCCATTGCTTAG